A portion of the Scleropages formosus chromosome 15, fSclFor1.1, whole genome shotgun sequence genome contains these proteins:
- the dact1 gene encoding dapper homolog 1 yields MRLHTRLILQCCDSSFSRTAMKPSAPRDGSLLRDRREQEVRCRERLDVELERLRTRERLEATLAGLGELEYLRQRQEALVRSAICREQHQQERRLSSEEEEKLLGENILLLRKQLNCLRRRDAGLISQLQELDRQISDLRLDTEKASRDHAESDSRPSSGFYELSDGTSGSLSNSSNSVFSECLSSCRSSTCFCSPFESSPSVSEGRLKSADDLVECMECEGQCEDQSSGSASRSFSAPYSPSAESACDGHSKYHCDLVTRNGSDVYHYPSPLHAVAVQSPMFFQSLISQFKEESTTVKASETLSDVLKPEQPLTSQNASWPTSHTSFNKRLDNYIFGLLQRRSQPLRTNKPRTSINTDHSKSILRQGSLCVRQTSCQAQAKAPDHKTKWQGSMHASTINSVDTGAGSLLRQWAVEAKAELPETGKSQFLSQLQNEHLINNDNDAHTNSLSKKMTNKGLPLSTSKNYQDLDSPHAVSSPKDNKYPHFPSVGDSKDPQVVEVCSPKKCPKSPPAALSVQEERPILELVTLGSSSQSQDECRHKVNAQFILNHRQIVKVRKGGKNVKVFRVKSSTLKSRMHTEPVLETGREKQRTGIKKCRFPDDLTHPHIASKKSSCRAKRIPASIPEGRVVDKHPPATMGKMVLPRHQAHGRETVFTKPKYKRGDYRRLKSINEVPCEEALRRAHRHQKREILGHIPTVYLPSNMQYPSPYAYVGSDSEYSAECASLFHSTILDTSDDEQSNYTTNCFGDSESSVSEVDFVGESTNTSDSEGSGGTNWRQFGHITGPCLTHELTSAQDKTFVKIKASHNLKKKILRFRSGSLKLMTTV; encoded by the exons ATGCGACTACACACCCGTCTAATACTCCAATGCTGTGACTCTTCCTTTTCGCGGACAGCCATGAAACCCTCCGCTCCGAGAGACGGCTCGCTGTTGCGGGACAGGAGAGAACAAGAGGTGCGCTGCAGGGAGCGGTTGGACGTGGAGCTGGAGCGCTTGAGGACTCGCGAGCGGCTGGAAGCGACGCTGGCGGGGCTCGGCGAGCTGGAGTACCTGCGACAGAGGCAGGAGGCGCTGGTGAGGAGCGCGATCTGCCGGgagcagcaccagcaggaaCGGCGCCTGAGctcggaggaggaggaaaagctCCTGGGGGAGAACATCCTGCTGCTGCGGAAACAGCTG AACTGCTTGAGACGGAGAGATGCTGGTCTGATCAGTCAGCTTCAGGAACTGGACAGGCAGATCAGTGACCTTCGGCTGGACACTGAGAAAGCGTCACGTGACCATGCGGAGTCTGACAGTCGCCCCAGCTCTG GTTTTTACGAGCTGAGTGATGGGACTTCAGGGTCCCTCTCAAACTCCTCCAATTCAGTCTTCAGTGAGTGTTTGTCCAGCTGCCGTTCCAGCACCTGCTTCTGCAGTCCTTTTGAATCATCTCCAAGTGTTTCAGAGGGACGTCTCAAGTCTGCAG ATGACTTGGTGGAATGTATGGAATGTGAAGGCCAGTGCGAGGATCAGAGCTCTGGGTCAGCCAGTAGGTCCTTTTCTGCACCCTACTCACCCTCTGCTGAGAGTGCCTGTGATGGTCACTCCAAGTACCACTGTGACCTCGTGACCAGGAATGGAAGCGATGTGTACCACTACCCCAGCCCCCTTCATGCTGTGGCTGTCCAGAGTCCCATGTTCTTCCAGTCTCTCATCAGCCAATTTAAAGAGGAGAGCACCACAGTAAAAGCAAGTGAGACTCTGAGTGATGTGCTAAAGCCTGAGCAGCCTTTAACGTCCCAGAATGCCTCTTGGCCGACTTCCCACACTTCCTTCAACAAAAGATTGGACAATTACATCTTTGGCCTGTTGCAGAGGAGGTCCCAGCCCTTGAGGACTAACAAACCACGGACTAGCATAAACACAGATCACTCCAAGAGTATTTTGAGACAAGGTAGCCTTTGTGTGCGGCAAACGAGTTGCCAAGCACAAGCAAAAGCTCCTgaccacaaaacaaaatggcAAGGAAGTATGCATGCTagcactattaacagtgtagaCACAGGAGCAGGATCTCTTCTCAGACAGTGGGCAGTGGAAGCCAAAGCTGAACTTCCAGAGACTGGAAAGTCCCAATTCCTCAGCCAGcttcaaaatgaacatttgatTAATAATGACAACGATGCTCACACAAATAGCCTCTCCAAAAAGATGACTAATAAAGGCCTTCCATTGAGCACATCAAAGAATTACCAAGACCTGGATAGTCCTCATGCAGTTTCTTCCCCTAAAGACAATAAGTATCCTCATTTCCCATCTGTTGGAGACAGCAAAGATCCACAGGTAGTGGAAGTGTGCTCTCCAAAGAAATGTCCAAAATCTCCCCCAGCTGCCTTGTCTGTGCAGGAAGAACGACCTATTCTTGAGCTTGTGACTTTGGGTTCTTCCTCTCAGAGTCAAGATGAATGCAGGCACAAGGTCAATGCCCAGTTCATACTTAATCACAGGCAGATAGTGAAAGTCCGCAAGGGTGGCAAGAATGTGAAGGTCTTCAGAGTGAAAAGCAGCACACTGAAGTCCAGGATGCATACTGAACCAGTGCTTGAGACAGGACGGGAAAAGCAGCGGACTGGGATAAAGAAATGCCGCTTCCCTGATGACTTGACCCACCCACACATAGCGTCTAAGAAAAGCTCCTGTAGAGCAAAGAGGATTCCAGCCTCCATTCCAGAGGGTCGTGTTGTAGACAAACATCCACCAGCAACCATGGGCAAGATGGTTTTACCACGGCATCAAGCACATGGACGTGAGACAGTGTTTACAAAGCCCAAGTACAAGAGAGGTGACTACCGTAGGTTGAAATCTATAAATGAGGTTCCTTGCGAGGAGGCTTTGAGGAGGGCCCACAGGCATCAAAAACGGGAAATTCTAGGCCACATTCCAACCGTGTACCTGCCATCTAACATGCAGTACCCCAGTCCTTATGCCTATGTTGGTAGTGACTCTGAATATTCTGCAGAGTGTGCATCCTTGTTCCACTCCACAATCCTGGATACCAGTGATGATGAACAAAGCAACTATACCACCAACTGCTTTGGAGACAGCGAGTCCAGTGTCAGCGAAGTGGATTTTGTAGGGGAGAGTACAAACACGAGTGATTCGGAGGGAAGTGGGGGTACTAACTGGCGTCAGTTTGGGCACATCACTGGACCATGTCTCACCCATGAATTGACCTCTGCCCAGGATAAAACTTTTGTCAAAATTAAAGCATCCCACAATTTAAAGAAGAAGATCCTCCGTTTCCGATCAGGTTCTTTAAAGCTCATGACAACTGTATGA